The following proteins are co-located in the Streptomyces sp. NBC_01198 genome:
- a CDS encoding cytidine deaminase has product MIAPMTDQQPAADLPDPEDRKLVTLARAARARNGVPEGAAVRDETGRTYVAGTVALESLRLSALQTAVAMAVASGATSLEAAAVVTAAEGAADADRAAVRDLGGSGVPVIVAGPDGAVRATVTAG; this is encoded by the coding sequence ATGATCGCGCCCATGACCGATCAGCAGCCGGCCGCCGACCTGCCGGACCCGGAAGACCGCAAGCTCGTGACCCTGGCCAGGGCCGCCCGGGCCCGCAACGGGGTGCCGGAGGGCGCGGCCGTCCGCGACGAGACCGGCAGGACGTACGTGGCCGGCACGGTCGCCCTGGAGTCGCTGCGGCTCAGCGCGCTGCAGACCGCGGTCGCGATGGCGGTGGCCAGCGGCGCGACGTCGCTGGAGGCGGCCGCGGTCGTCACCGCCGCCGAGGGCGCCGCCGACGCCGACCGGGCCGCCGTCCGCGACCTCGGCGGGTCCGGTGTGCCGGTGATCGTGGCCGGCCCCGACGGAGCCGTGCGGGCCACCGTCACGGCCGGCTGA
- a CDS encoding YybH family protein yields the protein MTDTRARAQHPEDLARLFVARVNARDLDGILELFEPDAVVAFPADRPSQGTAALRELYAGLLAANPVFEVEDPLPTLISGDLALTSTAPKDGTGGRVQVARRQPDGSWLRVIDRPES from the coding sequence ATGACCGACACCCGTGCACGCGCCCAGCACCCCGAGGACCTCGCCCGCCTCTTTGTGGCCCGCGTCAACGCCCGCGACCTCGACGGCATCCTGGAGCTCTTCGAGCCCGACGCCGTCGTCGCCTTCCCGGCCGACCGCCCCTCGCAGGGCACCGCCGCGCTGCGCGAGCTCTACGCGGGCCTGCTCGCCGCCAACCCGGTCTTCGAGGTCGAGGACCCGCTGCCGACCCTGATCAGCGGCGACCTGGCGCTCACCTCGACCGCCCCGAAGGACGGCACGGGCGGCCGGGTCCAGGTGGCCCGCCGGCAGCCGGACGGCAGCTGGCTGCGCGTCATCGACCGCCCGGAGTCGTAG
- a CDS encoding hemolysin family protein has translation MIVSAVLLVIVAWLAACAEAAIARISRFRAEDALRSGRKGAANLLAVASDPTRYLNVALLVRVGCETAAAVLITVVCDRNFDRTWQVLAVAIGVMVLVSYVAVGVSPRTIGRQHPMNTATAASYVLLPLARVMGPVPGLLILLGNALTPGKGFKRGPFASEAELRAMVDLAESESLIEDDERRMVHSVFELGDTIVREVMVPRPELVMIERFKTIRQATTLALRSGFSRIPVTGESEDDVVGFVYLKDLARRTHINREAESDLVSTLIRPAAFVPDTKNAGDLLREMQRDRNHVAVVVDEYGGTAGIVTIEDILEEIVGEITDEYDRETPPVEELGAGRHRVTARLDIGDLGELYGVLLDDDDVETVGGLLAKSLGRVPIPGATAVVPLPEDGSGERETVALRLTAETQAGRRNRIGTVLVEPLDAAQAAAHEDALPDDDQV, from the coding sequence ATGATCGTCTCCGCAGTCCTGCTCGTCATCGTCGCCTGGCTGGCCGCGTGCGCCGAGGCCGCCATCGCCAGGATCTCCCGCTTCCGCGCCGAGGACGCGCTGCGCTCTGGCCGCAAGGGCGCCGCGAACCTGCTGGCGGTGGCCTCGGATCCGACCCGCTACCTGAATGTGGCGCTGCTGGTCAGGGTCGGCTGCGAGACCGCGGCTGCCGTGCTGATCACCGTCGTCTGCGACCGGAACTTCGACCGTACGTGGCAGGTCCTCGCCGTCGCGATCGGCGTGATGGTGCTAGTGTCCTACGTGGCGGTGGGCGTCTCGCCGCGCACCATCGGCCGCCAGCACCCGATGAACACCGCGACGGCCGCCTCGTACGTGCTGCTGCCGCTGGCCCGGGTGATGGGGCCGGTGCCCGGGCTGCTGATCCTGCTCGGCAACGCTCTGACGCCCGGAAAGGGCTTCAAACGCGGCCCGTTCGCGAGCGAGGCGGAGCTGCGGGCCATGGTGGACCTCGCCGAGTCCGAGTCGCTGATCGAGGACGACGAGCGCCGCATGGTGCACTCGGTCTTCGAACTGGGCGACACCATCGTGCGCGAGGTGATGGTGCCGCGGCCCGAACTGGTGATGATCGAGCGCTTCAAGACGATCCGTCAGGCCACCACGCTGGCGCTGCGCAGCGGCTTCTCGCGCATCCCGGTGACCGGTGAGAGCGAGGACGACGTCGTGGGCTTCGTCTACCTCAAGGACCTGGCCCGGCGCACCCACATCAACCGGGAGGCCGAGAGCGACCTGGTCTCCACGCTGATCAGGCCGGCCGCCTTCGTGCCCGACACCAAGAACGCCGGCGACCTGCTGCGGGAGATGCAGCGCGACCGCAACCACGTCGCGGTGGTGGTCGACGAGTACGGCGGCACCGCGGGCATCGTCACCATCGAGGACATCCTGGAGGAGATCGTCGGCGAGATCACCGACGAGTACGACCGGGAGACCCCGCCGGTGGAGGAACTGGGCGCCGGCCGCCACCGGGTCACCGCCCGGCTCGACATCGGCGACCTGGGGGAGCTGTACGGGGTGCTGCTGGACGACGACGACGTCGAGACGGTCGGCGGCCTGCTCGCCAAGTCGCTCGGCCGGGTGCCGATCCCGGGCGCCACGGCCGTGGTGCCGCTGCCGGAGGACGGTTCCGGCGAGCGCGAGACGGTCGCACTGCGGCTCACCGCGGAGACGCAGGCGGGCCGCCGCAACCGGATCGGCACCGTGCTGGTCGAGCCGCTGGATGCGGCGCAGGCCGCCGCGCACGAGGATGCGCTGCCCGACGACGACCAGGTATGA
- the ybeY gene encoding rRNA maturation RNase YbeY, whose amino-acid sequence MAIDVNNESGWEIDEQAVLDAARYALQRMRIHPLSELSVIVVDAAAMEQLHVQWMDLPGPTDVMSFPMDELRPGKEDEEPAQGLLGDIVLCPEVAKQQGEEAPTAHSMDEELQLLTVHGVLHLLGYDHEEADEKAEMFGLQKAILDGWRAERGIEGPSPAPTTH is encoded by the coding sequence ATGGCGATCGACGTCAACAACGAGTCCGGCTGGGAGATCGACGAGCAGGCGGTCCTCGACGCCGCCCGCTACGCCCTCCAGCGCATGCGCATCCATCCGCTGTCCGAGCTGTCGGTGATCGTGGTGGACGCCGCCGCCATGGAGCAGCTGCACGTGCAGTGGATGGACCTGCCGGGCCCCACCGATGTCATGTCCTTCCCGATGGACGAGCTGCGGCCCGGCAAGGAGGACGAGGAGCCCGCGCAGGGGCTGCTCGGCGACATCGTGCTGTGCCCCGAGGTCGCCAAGCAGCAGGGCGAGGAGGCGCCGACCGCGCACTCCATGGACGAGGAGCTCCAGCTGCTCACCGTGCACGGCGTCCTGCACCTGCTCGGGTACGACCACGAGGAGGCGGACGAGAAGGCCGAGATGTTCGGCCTGCAGAAGGCCATCCTGGACGGGTGGCGGGCCGAACGCGGCATCGAGGGGCCCTCGCCCGCGCCCACCACCCACTGA